From one Pecten maximus chromosome 8, xPecMax1.1, whole genome shotgun sequence genomic stretch:
- the LOC117333636 gene encoding profilin-like, with amino-acid sequence MSWDSYIDNLRAYSKDGSGRINADRACIIGLDGGAKWTTDEHPNAFKPDPQECADIASVFKGKNFGLFQTSGIYIEGVKYQFLREEDQKTAMAKKKDLGSVTLQASKTAVVIGHCPEGSQQGNLNKAVSIIAEYLESLNM; translated from the coding sequence ATGTCTTGGGATTCATACATAGACAACTTGAGGGCCTATAGTAAGGACGGTTCCGGAAGGATTAACGCTGACCGCGCCTGTATTATTGGTCTGGACGGCGGGGCTAAATGGACAACAGACGAACATCCAAATGCCTTCAAACCAGATCCTCAGGAGTGTGCTGACATTGCCAGTGTTTTTAAAGGGAAGAATTTCGGATTATTCCAAACCAGCGGAATATACATAGAGGGAGTAAAATACCAATTTCTGAGGGAAGAGGACCAAAAAACTGCCATGGCGAAAAAGAAGGACCTAGGATCTGTAACGTTACAAGCTTCTAAAACGGCTGTGGTGATTGGTCATTGTCCCGAGGGTAGCCAACAAGGGAACCTCAACAAAGCTGTTAGTATCATTGCGGAGTACTTGGAGAGTTTGAACATGTGA